One genomic region from Reichenbachiella ulvae encodes:
- a CDS encoding DUF4837 family protein, translated as MSKLLAYLTFCLSFTLLISCSDKKKDTGTTKKEDKAYLPNSGGEPNAILVVMDTTAWSGPIGDALKEVYSQYVPALPQTEPYFKLRNINPLKFNSIIKRATNIIFVHTLDSRGRQATQMEKYYSNESLEKIKADSSIFMLPQKDIYAKDQTVLHLFGQTKDQLIDHISDNKEILKNYFTKAEGDRIASKLFKVREKNVEKRLGQEYDFTMKIPYGFEVAKGLKDFVWIRQLDPEWEKDVFVHFRPFDSQEPFEDVLAFREEITSTYMRDIQKPEIYMTLQDTMGVVREVNFNGMYAKEARGLWKFSDISAGGPFVSYVFVDEKQKRLYYLEAFVFNPGGDKRVFMQEMELVLQSFKSSLED; from the coding sequence ATGTCCAAGTTACTTGCATATCTGACGTTTTGCCTTTCATTCACTTTACTCATTTCCTGTTCGGATAAGAAAAAAGATACCGGCACAACCAAAAAAGAAGACAAAGCTTATTTACCAAACTCAGGAGGAGAACCCAATGCTATTTTAGTAGTGATGGATACCACAGCCTGGAGTGGCCCGATAGGTGATGCACTCAAGGAGGTGTATTCTCAGTATGTGCCAGCATTGCCACAGACCGAACCTTATTTCAAGCTTAGAAATATCAATCCGCTCAAGTTCAATAGCATCATTAAACGTGCTACCAACATCATCTTTGTCCATACCCTGGATTCAAGAGGAAGACAGGCGACTCAGATGGAAAAATATTACTCCAACGAGTCTCTGGAAAAGATCAAAGCGGATTCTTCGATTTTCATGCTGCCACAAAAAGACATTTATGCCAAGGATCAAACCGTCCTACACCTATTTGGTCAAACTAAGGATCAGTTGATCGATCATATTTCGGACAACAAGGAAATTCTTAAAAACTATTTCACGAAAGCCGAAGGAGACCGTATCGCTAGTAAATTGTTTAAAGTCCGAGAGAAAAATGTTGAAAAGCGACTGGGACAGGAATATGATTTTACGATGAAAATACCCTATGGATTTGAGGTAGCTAAGGGCCTGAAAGATTTTGTTTGGATTCGCCAGCTGGATCCAGAATGGGAAAAGGATGTTTTTGTACATTTTAGGCCTTTCGATAGCCAAGAGCCTTTCGAAGATGTACTGGCCTTCAGAGAAGAGATCACTTCGACCTATATGAGGGACATTCAGAAGCCGGAAATTTACATGACTCTTCAAGACACCATGGGAGTGGTCAGAGAGGTCAACTTCAATGGCATGTATGCCAAGGAGGCGCGGGGGCTTTGGAAGTTTAGCGACATATCAGCGGGAGGGCCTTTTGTGAGTTATGTTTTTGTAGACGAAAAGCAAAAAAGATTGTATTACCTGGAGGCGTTTGTGTTCAATCCAGGAGGTGACAAGCGTGTTTTCATGCAAGAGATGGAGCTGGTACTCCAATCATTCAAGTCTAGTCTCGAAGACTAG
- a CDS encoding NADP-dependent malic enzyme, producing the protein MSKIRKKDALDFHEKPIPGKIEVRPTKTLSTQHDLALAYSPGVAEPCLEIAENKEDVYRYTSKGNLVGVISNGTAVLGLGNIGPEASKPVMEGKGVLFKKFAGIDVFDIEIDEMDPDKFIEIVKSLEPTFGGINLEDIKAPESFKIETELKEKMNIPVMHDDQHGTAIISSAALLSALEVVDKKIDEIKIVVNGAGGAAIACTDLYVKMGARKENILMLDSKGVIKKDRPNLDPMKAQYAVDSDLTTLSEAVKGADMFLGLSMGDVMTAEDLLSMADNPIVFALANPNPEIAYDLAMKTREDVVMATGRSDHPNQVNNVLGFPYIFRGALDVRATAINEEMKLAAVRALAELTKLPVPDAVTKAYGSETIRFGKDYLIPKPLDPRLIASISSAVAKAAIDSGVARTTIKDWDEYKMKLEERLGMGQRIISRLASRAKKDLQRLVFAEGDRLSILKAAQLVMDEGIAIPILLGNKEKIHALIEENELDLDCEIIDTYHERENRMAYADVLFEKRQRKGMTLREAQRLMIDRNYYGAMMVERGHADALISGLSNDYPNTIRPALQIIGMQPGLKRVAGMYIIRNQSGTYFLADTTVNVNPDKEALLNIIELTNRAVKFFDFEPRMAMLSYSNFGSAKGETPTKAAEAVAEAKKRWPEMVIDGEMQANVALNPELMAKSYPFSSLNGKGVNTLIFPNLESGNIAYKLLMEIGSSEAIGPVLMGMNKPVHVLQRGSSVREIFNMATIAAVDAIESKGRT; encoded by the coding sequence ATGAGCAAAATTAGAAAAAAGGATGCCCTGGACTTTCATGAAAAGCCAATACCGGGCAAGATAGAAGTGCGTCCTACCAAGACGCTTTCGACACAGCATGATTTGGCTTTAGCTTATTCTCCCGGAGTAGCAGAGCCATGTCTTGAAATTGCAGAAAATAAAGAAGACGTATATCGGTATACCTCTAAGGGTAATCTGGTGGGGGTTATTTCTAATGGAACAGCTGTTTTAGGATTAGGCAATATTGGGCCTGAAGCTTCCAAACCTGTAATGGAAGGAAAAGGGGTGCTCTTCAAAAAATTTGCAGGTATCGATGTGTTCGATATCGAAATCGACGAGATGGATCCAGACAAATTCATCGAGATTGTGAAGTCCCTTGAGCCAACTTTTGGAGGAATCAATCTGGAGGATATTAAAGCTCCTGAGAGTTTCAAAATAGAAACAGAACTCAAGGAGAAAATGAACATCCCCGTGATGCACGATGATCAGCATGGTACTGCGATTATTTCTAGTGCTGCATTGCTAAGTGCGCTAGAGGTAGTGGACAAGAAGATCGATGAGATCAAGATCGTGGTAAATGGAGCCGGTGGAGCTGCTATTGCCTGTACCGATCTATATGTCAAGATGGGAGCCAGGAAGGAAAACATCCTGATGCTGGATAGCAAAGGGGTGATCAAAAAAGACCGTCCAAACCTGGACCCGATGAAGGCTCAGTATGCAGTGGATTCAGATTTGACTACTTTGTCAGAAGCTGTCAAGGGTGCAGATATGTTTTTGGGTCTGTCTATGGGCGATGTGATGACTGCAGAAGATCTGCTATCGATGGCAGACAACCCGATAGTTTTCGCTCTGGCTAACCCTAATCCTGAAATCGCCTATGACCTGGCGATGAAGACCAGAGAAGATGTAGTAATGGCCACCGGTCGTTCGGATCATCCTAATCAAGTGAACAATGTTTTGGGCTTCCCATACATATTCCGTGGGGCGCTAGACGTGAGAGCCACTGCGATCAACGAAGAAATGAAACTGGCGGCTGTTCGTGCACTTGCAGAACTGACCAAATTGCCCGTACCGGATGCTGTGACCAAAGCCTATGGATCTGAAACCATTAGGTTTGGTAAGGACTATCTGATCCCGAAACCGCTGGACCCAAGACTGATTGCGAGTATTTCTTCTGCTGTGGCCAAAGCCGCAATAGATTCTGGCGTGGCTCGTACCACTATCAAGGATTGGGATGAGTACAAAATGAAACTGGAAGAAAGACTGGGAATGGGTCAACGCATCATTTCTAGATTGGCTTCCAGAGCGAAAAAAGATTTGCAGCGTCTGGTATTTGCAGAGGGAGATCGTTTGTCGATACTCAAAGCTGCACAGCTGGTGATGGACGAAGGTATCGCCATTCCTATCCTATTGGGTAACAAGGAGAAAATTCATGCTCTAATAGAAGAGAACGAGTTGGATCTGGATTGTGAGATCATCGATACCTATCACGAAAGAGAGAATCGAATGGCCTATGCAGATGTGTTGTTCGAAAAGCGTCAGAGAAAGGGCATGACCTTGAGAGAGGCCCAACGACTGATGATAGATCGTAATTATTATGGAGCCATGATGGTGGAGCGAGGACATGCAGATGCCTTGATCTCTGGTTTGTCTAATGATTATCCAAACACCATCCGTCCAGCACTTCAGATCATCGGTATGCAGCCAGGATTGAAGCGTGTGGCAGGAATGTACATCATCCGAAACCAATCGGGTACCTATTTCTTGGCGGATACTACTGTCAATGTGAATCCTGATAAAGAAGCCCTACTCAACATCATAGAATTGACGAATCGTGCGGTGAAGTTCTTCGATTTCGAACCAAGGATGGCCATGTTGTCTTATTCCAACTTTGGCTCAGCCAAGGGAGAAACACCAACAAAGGCGGCAGAAGCTGTAGCAGAAGCGAAAAAGAGATGGCCGGAAATGGTTATCGATGGCGAGATGCAGGCCAATGTGGCTTTGAATCCTGAGTTGATGGCGAAGAGCTATCCTTTCAGCAGTTTGAATGGAAAAGGAGTCAATACTTTGATCTTCCCAAATCTGGAATCAGGAAACATTGCCTATAAGCTACTGATGGAAATCGGCTCTAGTGAGGCGATTGGCCCAGTGCTGATGGGGATGAACAAACCTGTTCACGTGCTGCAGAGGGGAAGTTCAGTGAGAGAAATATTTAATATGGCGACCATTGCTGCGGTGGATGCCATAGAGTCTAAGGGCAGAACATGA
- the ruvA gene encoding Holliday junction branch migration protein RuvA, with the protein MISYIEGKLVEIDPTYVIIDNGGIGYHVNISLLTYGQIKNLQNAHIFTHFHVKEDAQTLYGFFDQDEKKRFQQLISISGVGPSTGLMILSSLSPQELHSAIVNADVKTISGVKGIGQKTAQRIILELKDKMSKEELESGGPLLSLKKESSVKSEALAALVTLGISKAVAEKTLEKILKNAEEELGLEDLIKLALKRS; encoded by the coding sequence ATGATATCGTATATAGAAGGTAAACTGGTGGAAATTGATCCCACCTATGTCATCATAGATAATGGAGGTATTGGCTATCATGTCAATATCTCCCTTTTAACTTATGGACAGATCAAAAACTTGCAAAATGCACACATCTTCACCCACTTTCATGTAAAAGAAGACGCGCAGACGCTGTATGGTTTTTTTGATCAGGATGAGAAAAAGCGATTTCAGCAGTTGATTTCTATATCAGGAGTGGGGCCTTCGACAGGCCTGATGATCCTCTCTTCTTTATCTCCACAAGAATTGCATTCGGCTATAGTCAATGCAGATGTGAAAACGATCAGTGGCGTGAAGGGAATCGGGCAAAAAACTGCCCAGAGAATTATCCTGGAACTGAAGGACAAAATGTCCAAAGAAGAACTTGAAAGTGGAGGACCTCTACTTTCACTCAAGAAGGAAAGCAGCGTAAAATCAGAGGCTTTGGCGGCTCTGGTTACCCTTGGAATCTCCAAAGCTGTGGCAGAGAAAACACTAGAGAAAATATTGAAAAATGCTGAAGAAGAATTAGGTCTGGAGGATTTAATTAAATTAGCGTTGAAAAGGTCCTAA